In a genomic window of Brockia lithotrophica:
- the cas1e gene encoding type I-E CRISPR-associated endonuclease Cas1e, with protein sequence MSQGSFLSGRLGLAGARIPHADRHGLLWLSRGQLYVQDGTLIFSTAGSEEFDPGVYQIPYQMVSIILLGPGTSITHDVLRILARHGTLLAAVGEGGVKFYTAPPMGQGRSDVARAHARLWADEKERNRIARKMYSIRFQEDFPERDISTLRGMEGGRLRESYRIVAQKYGIEWKGRRYDRENPETNDIPNQSINHASTFVEAAADVAVAAVGALPPLGFIHEDSSNAFTLDIADLWRVEVTLPLAFSVAARALKDPGVILEKEIRYEAAKIFKKKNLIPKMIDQIKGLLHVDDNSGDS encoded by the coding sequence ATGAGCCAGGGGTCGTTTTTGTCGGGGCGCCTTGGTTTGGCTGGTGCGAGGATTCCCCATGCGGATCGACATGGATTGCTTTGGCTTTCGCGCGGCCAACTTTATGTTCAGGACGGGACGTTGATCTTTTCGACGGCAGGGAGCGAGGAATTCGATCCCGGGGTGTATCAGATTCCTTATCAGATGGTGTCCATCATTCTTTTAGGTCCCGGCACCAGCATTACCCATGACGTGCTGAGAATTCTCGCGCGCCACGGAACCCTTCTTGCCGCCGTCGGGGAAGGAGGTGTGAAATTTTACACGGCCCCGCCTATGGGGCAAGGGCGCTCGGACGTAGCCCGCGCGCACGCTCGGCTTTGGGCAGATGAAAAAGAACGGAATCGAATAGCGAGGAAAATGTATTCGATTCGCTTTCAGGAGGACTTTCCGGAAAGAGATATTAGTACATTGAGAGGAATGGAGGGAGGCAGGTTACGAGAATCGTACCGGATAGTTGCTCAGAAGTACGGTATAGAATGGAAAGGGAGGAGGTACGACAGAGAAAATCCTGAAACTAATGACATACCCAATCAATCTATTAACCATGCATCTACATTCGTAGAAGCTGCGGCAGATGTCGCCGTTGCCGCGGTTGGGGCTTTGCCGCCTCTAGGGTTCATCCACGAGGATTCCAGCAATGCCTTTACTTTGGACATTGCCGACTTATGGCGTGTAGAGGTGACCCTGCCCCTTGCGTTTTCTGTCGCCGCTCGCGCACTTAAAGACCCTGGTGTTATTTTAGAAAAAGAAATTCGTTACGAAGCAGCAAAAATTTTTAAGAAAAAGAACTTAATACCAAAAATGATCGACCAAATTAAGGGGTTACTTCATGTCGATGACAATTCTGGTGACTCGTAA
- the cas2e gene encoding type I-E CRISPR-associated endoribonuclease Cas2e: protein MLELAPGVYVGVRFSPAVRERVWETVEEWFIRESGASVVMVWRDPTQPGEMSVKFLGLPPIDIVLQDGFLLARRLKEM, encoded by the coding sequence ATGCTCGAACTTGCTCCGGGAGTATACGTCGGGGTTCGCTTTTCCCCGGCAGTTCGTGAACGCGTCTGGGAGACCGTCGAAGAGTGGTTTATCAGAGAGAGCGGGGCCAGTGTTGTCATGGTATGGCGTGACCCCACGCAACCGGGAGAAATGTCCGTAAAGTTTCTCGGGCTCCCACCCATTGACATTGTCCTGCAGGACGGGTTCCTCCTTGCAAGGCGTCTAAAGGAAATGTAA